One segment of Rhodopirellula baltica SH 1 DNA contains the following:
- a CDS encoding BamA/OMP85 family outer membrane protein produces the protein MPSRLYHCDLSKHRFLACFVCCLAIACSPTTLLAQFGGGGSGMGGGQAQAPAAATKPKFRDHIHNRDGMALRREDGDAVVAEVRLVGNQVISTTDILAELQTRKGRFYSEETVLSDVSRLNDMGSFDHVTFETEERVTRANGSSNAPQKSVLVTFYVRERAMVSKVIYHGNYRMNDRELSGRSGITEGDPLSEFAIETGKRRLLDYYHEEGFNQAAIEAGIGLPSDTNAVVFRINEGPKERIEDIQIEGASIVSESRLKKVIQSRGPMMGIMSYINNVADMKKIDADVNVLASYYHNLGFLTATVGRRIEYDETGKWLTIVFVVHEGPRFKVGDVQIVGNEYVTEESLRKRLELKANDTFSGTKMRKDIGEIVYGYGELGFIYAEVNPKTIMRDENGIVDLVYEITEGDRWKVNSIRVEIDGEPHLMRESTMLNLIEMREGDYIDRRDLETGRNRIERSNLLETNPTIAEPPDIIVKPLEGSQR, from the coding sequence ATGCCGTCTCGACTCTACCACTGCGACCTTTCAAAACACCGCTTTCTGGCGTGTTTTGTTTGCTGTCTGGCAATTGCCTGCTCACCAACCACTCTCCTCGCTCAATTCGGCGGTGGCGGTAGTGGTATGGGCGGAGGCCAGGCCCAAGCACCTGCAGCCGCAACCAAACCAAAATTTCGCGACCATATTCACAACCGGGACGGCATGGCCCTTCGTCGCGAAGATGGAGATGCGGTCGTCGCCGAAGTCCGACTGGTCGGCAATCAGGTCATCAGCACCACCGATATCCTGGCGGAACTGCAAACCCGCAAAGGTCGTTTCTACAGCGAAGAAACTGTCTTGTCGGACGTCAGTCGCCTGAACGACATGGGATCTTTCGATCACGTCACCTTCGAAACCGAAGAACGTGTCACCAGAGCCAATGGGTCCAGCAACGCACCGCAGAAGAGTGTGCTGGTCACGTTCTATGTTCGCGAACGAGCGATGGTGTCGAAGGTGATCTATCACGGCAACTACCGAATGAATGACCGTGAACTATCGGGGCGTTCGGGAATCACCGAAGGCGACCCACTCAGCGAATTCGCGATCGAAACCGGCAAGCGTCGATTGCTCGACTACTACCACGAAGAAGGCTTCAACCAAGCTGCGATTGAAGCTGGCATTGGACTTCCCAGTGACACCAACGCCGTCGTCTTCCGAATCAACGAAGGCCCCAAAGAACGCATCGAAGACATTCAAATCGAGGGAGCCTCGATCGTCAGCGAATCGCGTCTAAAAAAAGTCATCCAAAGCCGCGGTCCGATGATGGGCATCATGAGCTACATCAACAATGTCGCGGACATGAAGAAGATTGACGCCGACGTCAACGTGTTGGCATCGTACTATCACAACCTTGGCTTCCTCACCGCGACGGTCGGACGCCGGATCGAATATGACGAAACCGGCAAATGGCTGACCATCGTGTTTGTCGTCCACGAAGGCCCACGTTTCAAAGTGGGTGATGTCCAAATCGTCGGCAACGAATACGTCACCGAAGAATCGCTTCGCAAACGTCTCGAACTGAAAGCAAACGACACCTTCAGCGGAACGAAGATGCGGAAAGACATCGGCGAAATCGTCTATGGGTACGGCGAACTCGGATTCATCTACGCCGAGGTCAACCCAAAAACGATCATGCGTGATGAGAACGGCATCGTTGACTTGGTTTACGAGATCACCGAGGGCGATCGCTGGAAAGTGAATAGCATTCGAGTGGAGATCGATGGCGAACCTCACCTGATGCGAGAGTCCACCATGTTGAACCTGATCGAGATGCGAGAAGGCGACTACATCGACCGGCGTGACCTAGAAACCGGTCGCAACCGCATCGAACGAAGCAATCTGTTGGAAACCAACCCAACGATCGCTGAACCACCAGACATCATCGTGAAGCCGTTGGAGGGATCGCAAAGATGA
- a CDS encoding BamA/OMP85 family outer membrane protein yields the protein MNFKATLNSLPLKFRFKSWMRAVTQSSEPDASSNPKHHTASRWLDDINRSLWTRVTASALLALSSGFVSSSQSAAQTAYPPPSAYGAPPSYQNQPSAPAASTYGQSVYGGPSTYSAPGTAVPTTPAPAPAPGNPYAAPTYQNGGYQGQTYQGEAYQGQVYPDQTYQGDVYQGGALPGPLQGSFPSSPNLAPPVVNQPTVREADLIIQGYPARTGRLMFGGAVNSDAGVTGQITVDERNFDISRWPRSFGDLFSGTAFRGAGQTFRLEAAPGSDYQRYTAQFADPNLLGYLPISMSLSGFLYDRNFDDWDENRLGGRISFGYRVTPDLSVSLGVSGQNVEITDPRVNTVPELNDVLGDNGLYSGMASLIHDTRNSPLQPSRGHYFELSFEQTFGDYEYSTFEAEYRKYLLLRERADGSGKQTLSYSVQLGFSGDETPIFENYFAGGYATIRGFDFRGASPVINGVEVGGQFQWLNSVEYMFPLTADDAFRGVAFVDFGTVEQDIEINSDNFRVAPGFGLRVAIPMLGPAPLAFDFAFPVLKADTDDERMFSFYMSAIR from the coding sequence ATGAACTTCAAGGCCACATTGAACTCACTCCCGCTCAAGTTTCGCTTCAAGTCATGGATGCGTGCTGTGACCCAATCTTCTGAACCGGATGCTTCGTCGAATCCGAAGCATCACACGGCATCGCGCTGGCTCGACGACATCAATCGCTCGCTGTGGACTCGCGTCACGGCATCGGCATTGCTCGCGTTGTCATCCGGTTTCGTTTCATCGTCACAAAGTGCCGCCCAAACCGCATATCCACCACCGTCGGCCTATGGTGCGCCACCGTCGTACCAAAACCAACCATCGGCACCCGCCGCATCGACCTATGGTCAATCGGTCTATGGCGGCCCCTCCACTTACAGTGCCCCGGGCACCGCGGTTCCAACCACACCTGCACCCGCTCCAGCACCTGGCAATCCCTACGCTGCACCGACCTATCAAAACGGCGGCTACCAGGGTCAAACTTACCAGGGCGAAGCGTATCAAGGCCAAGTCTATCCAGACCAAACCTACCAAGGCGACGTCTACCAAGGTGGTGCATTGCCAGGGCCGTTGCAGGGAAGCTTTCCATCGTCGCCCAACTTGGCACCTCCCGTTGTCAATCAACCCACCGTTCGTGAAGCCGATCTGATTATCCAGGGCTACCCTGCTCGAACCGGACGATTGATGTTCGGCGGTGCGGTCAACAGTGATGCTGGTGTCACCGGCCAAATCACAGTCGACGAACGTAACTTCGATATCAGTCGTTGGCCACGTTCGTTTGGCGATCTGTTCAGCGGAACCGCATTCCGCGGTGCCGGGCAGACATTTCGATTGGAAGCTGCTCCTGGTAGCGACTACCAACGCTACACGGCCCAGTTCGCCGACCCAAACCTGCTGGGTTATCTGCCGATCAGCATGTCGCTCAGTGGATTCTTGTACGACCGCAACTTTGACGACTGGGACGAGAATCGTCTCGGCGGCCGGATCAGCTTTGGCTATCGCGTGACACCTGACCTTTCCGTGTCACTGGGCGTGAGCGGCCAAAACGTTGAGATCACCGACCCACGCGTCAACACGGTGCCTGAGCTGAATGACGTGCTGGGAGACAACGGCCTGTACAGCGGAATGGCTTCTTTGATCCACGACACTCGAAACAGCCCACTGCAACCTAGTCGCGGCCACTACTTTGAGTTGAGCTTCGAACAAACGTTCGGCGATTACGAATACTCCACCTTCGAAGCCGAGTACCGAAAATACTTGCTGCTTCGCGAACGTGCCGACGGTTCGGGCAAGCAAACACTTTCGTACAGCGTTCAGCTTGGATTCAGCGGCGACGAAACACCGATCTTTGAAAACTACTTTGCCGGTGGATATGCAACGATTCGAGGTTTCGACTTTCGTGGTGCCAGCCCCGTCATCAATGGCGTCGAAGTCGGTGGCCAGTTCCAATGGCTGAACTCGGTGGAGTACATGTTCCCGCTCACGGCGGATGATGCTTTCCGAGGCGTCGCGTTTGTTGACTTCGGAACAGTGGAACAAGACATCGAAATCAACTCGGACAATTTCCGAGTCGCTCCCGGCTTTGGTCTTCGTGTTGCGATCCCGATGCTCGGCCCAGCACCGCTGGCGTTCGACTTTGCGTTCCCAGTGCTCAAGGCTGACACCGACGACGAGCGGATGTTCAGCTTCTACATGAGTGCGATTCGCTAA
- the tsaB gene encoding tRNA (adenosine(37)-N6)-threonylcarbamoyltransferase complex dimerization subunit type 1 TsaB, with translation MHSKAESDDQRPITGLALEVIGREGSVAFIRDGEVVQSADLPSDVRATASLTPALESLLISMNSAATGSSTGQAESPLPTQTSHPEFIAVADGPGSFTGLRIAAATAKTLAYAWGIPVVTLDSLSVLAAAVLPTGAAETEASGDDLPGVGQRMMVGLDAYRGQMFVGTFVATEAGWQSDKEIELLDRDDWLETLESASPGTWLTGDAIKPGLPTAQLRVVGRKQTLASALAKLAHQEYLVGQTTDPMEVLPKYFRPSAAEEKAASSK, from the coding sequence ATGCACTCCAAGGCCGAATCTGACGACCAACGACCCATCACCGGTTTGGCTCTCGAAGTCATCGGTCGCGAGGGATCCGTGGCGTTCATTCGTGATGGTGAAGTGGTGCAATCGGCCGACTTACCAAGCGATGTTCGTGCGACCGCGTCCCTGACACCTGCTCTTGAATCGTTGCTGATAAGCATGAACTCAGCAGCAACCGGCTCCAGCACCGGCCAGGCCGAATCGCCACTGCCGACGCAAACGAGTCACCCAGAATTCATCGCAGTTGCCGATGGTCCGGGGTCATTTACCGGTTTGCGTATTGCCGCAGCTACAGCGAAAACATTGGCTTATGCCTGGGGAATTCCCGTGGTGACGTTGGATTCGTTGTCCGTTTTGGCGGCGGCTGTGTTGCCGACGGGAGCTGCTGAGACGGAAGCGTCAGGGGATGATTTGCCTGGCGTCGGCCAGCGAATGATGGTGGGGTTGGATGCTTATCGTGGCCAAATGTTCGTGGGGACATTTGTTGCCACGGAAGCCGGATGGCAATCGGACAAAGAAATCGAACTGCTCGATCGAGACGATTGGCTCGAGACGCTGGAATCGGCCTCGCCCGGAACTTGGTTGACCGGAGACGCGATCAAACCCGGTCTACCGACGGCGCAATTGCGGGTCGTTGGTCGAAAGCAAACTCTGGCTTCCGCTTTGGCAAAACTCGCTCACCAAGAATATTTAGTGGGACAAACCACTGATCCAATGGAAGTGTTGCCGAAGTACTTTCGCCCAAGTGCAGCCGAAGAGAAGGCAGCGTCCTCCAAGTAA